Proteins from a single region of Symphalangus syndactylus isolate Jambi chromosome 12, NHGRI_mSymSyn1-v2.1_pri, whole genome shotgun sequence:
- the FCRL6 gene encoding Fc receptor-like protein 6 isoform X4, which translates to MLLWTAVLLFVPCVGKTAWLYLQAWPNPVFEGDALTLRCQGRKNTSLSQVKFYRDGKFLHFSKENQTLSMGAATVQSRGQYSCSGQVMYIPQTFTQTSETVIVQVQELFPSPVLSAIPSPEPRVGSLVILRCQTKLHPLRSASRLLFSFHKDGHTLQDRGPHPELCIPGVKEGDSGLYWCEAAPEGGQVRKQSPQLEVRVQAPVSRPVLTLHHGPADPAVGDMVQLLCETQRGSPPILYSFYLDEKIVGNHSAPYGGTAFLLFPVKSEQDAGNYSCEAENSVSRERSEPKKLSLKGSQVLSTPTSSNWLVPWLPASLLGLMVIAAALLVYLRPWRKAGPLPSQIPPTAPGGEQCPLYANARPAEFTAARKR; encoded by the exons ATGCTGCTCTGGACGGCTGTGCTGCTCTTTG TTCcctgtgttgggaaaactg CCTGGCTGTACCTCCAAGCCTGGCCAAACCCTGTGTTTGAAGGAGATGCCCTGACTCTGCGATGTCAGGGACGGAAGAATACATCACTGTCTCAGGTGAAGTTCTACAGAGATGGAAAATTCCTTCATTTCTCTAAGGAAAACCAGACTCTGTCCATGGGAGCAGCAACAGTACAGAGCCGTGGCCAGTACAGCTGCTCTGGGCAGGTGATGTATATTCCACAGACATTCACACAAACTTCAGAGACAGTCATAGTTCAAGTCCAAG AGCTGTTCCCATCTCCTGTGCTGAGTGCCATCCCCTCTCCTGAGCCCCGAGTGGGTAGCCTGGTGATCCTGAGATGTCAGACAAAGCTACACCCCCTGAGGTCAGCCTCGAggctccttttctccttccacaAGGATGGCCACACCTTGCAGGACAGGGGCCCTCACCCAGAACTCTGCATCCCAGGAGTCAAGGAGGGAGACTCTGGGCTTTACTGGTGTGAGGCGGCCCCTGAGGGTGGCCAGGTCCGGAAGCAGAGCCCCCAGCTGGAGGTCAGAGTGCAGG CTCCTGTGTCCCGTCCTGTGCTCACTCTGCACCACGGGCCCGCTGACCCTGCTGTGGGGGACATGGTGCAACTCCTCTGTGAGACACAGAGGGGCTCCCCTCCGATCCTGTATTCCTTCTACCTTGATGAGAAGATTGTGGGGAACCACTCAGCTCCCTATGGTGGAACcgccttcctcctcttcccagtGAAGTCAGAGCAGGATGCTGGGAACTACTCCTGCGAGGCTGAGAACAGTGTCTCCAGAGAGAGGAGTGAGCCCAAGAAGCTGTCTCTGAAGG GTTCTCAAGTCTTGTCAACTCCCACCAGCAGCAACTGGCTGGTTCCTTGGCTGCCTGCGAGCCTGCTTGGCCTGATGGTCATTGCTGCTGCACTTCTGGTTTATTTGAGACCCTGGAGAAAAGCTG GGCCCCTTCCATCCCAGATACCACCCACAGCTCCAGGTGGAGAGCAGTGCCCACTCTATGCCAATG
- the FCRL6 gene encoding Fc receptor-like protein 6 isoform X6, protein MLLWTAVLLFVPCVGKTAWLYLQAWPNPVFEGDALTLRCQGRKNTSLSQVKFYRDGKFLHFSKENQTLSMGAATVQSRGQYSCSGQVMYIPQTFTQTSETVIVQVQELFPSPVLSAIPSPEPRVGSLVILRCQTKLHPLRSASRLLFSFHKDGHTLQDRGPHPELCIPGVKEGDSGLYWCEAAPEGGQVRKQSPQLEVRVQAPVSRPVLTLHHGPADPAVGDMVQLLCETQRGSPPILYSFYLDEKIVGNHSAPYGGTAFLLFPVKSEQDAGNYSCEAENSVSRERSEPKKLSLKGSQVLSTPTSSNWLVPWLPASLLGLMVIAAALLVYLRPWRKAARPAEFTAARKR, encoded by the exons ATGCTGCTCTGGACGGCTGTGCTGCTCTTTG TTCcctgtgttgggaaaactg CCTGGCTGTACCTCCAAGCCTGGCCAAACCCTGTGTTTGAAGGAGATGCCCTGACTCTGCGATGTCAGGGACGGAAGAATACATCACTGTCTCAGGTGAAGTTCTACAGAGATGGAAAATTCCTTCATTTCTCTAAGGAAAACCAGACTCTGTCCATGGGAGCAGCAACAGTACAGAGCCGTGGCCAGTACAGCTGCTCTGGGCAGGTGATGTATATTCCACAGACATTCACACAAACTTCAGAGACAGTCATAGTTCAAGTCCAAG AGCTGTTCCCATCTCCTGTGCTGAGTGCCATCCCCTCTCCTGAGCCCCGAGTGGGTAGCCTGGTGATCCTGAGATGTCAGACAAAGCTACACCCCCTGAGGTCAGCCTCGAggctccttttctccttccacaAGGATGGCCACACCTTGCAGGACAGGGGCCCTCACCCAGAACTCTGCATCCCAGGAGTCAAGGAGGGAGACTCTGGGCTTTACTGGTGTGAGGCGGCCCCTGAGGGTGGCCAGGTCCGGAAGCAGAGCCCCCAGCTGGAGGTCAGAGTGCAGG CTCCTGTGTCCCGTCCTGTGCTCACTCTGCACCACGGGCCCGCTGACCCTGCTGTGGGGGACATGGTGCAACTCCTCTGTGAGACACAGAGGGGCTCCCCTCCGATCCTGTATTCCTTCTACCTTGATGAGAAGATTGTGGGGAACCACTCAGCTCCCTATGGTGGAACcgccttcctcctcttcccagtGAAGTCAGAGCAGGATGCTGGGAACTACTCCTGCGAGGCTGAGAACAGTGTCTCCAGAGAGAGGAGTGAGCCCAAGAAGCTGTCTCTGAAGG GTTCTCAAGTCTTGTCAACTCCCACCAGCAGCAACTGGCTGGTTCCTTGGCTGCCTGCGAGCCTGCTTGGCCTGATGGTCATTGCTGCTGCACTTCTGGTTTATTTGAGACCCTGGAGAAAAGCTG